One Aegilops tauschii subsp. strangulata cultivar AL8/78 chromosome 2, Aet v6.0, whole genome shotgun sequence genomic window, TGGCCACTGTCGTCCTATGGTCTGAAGTTAATCTCAATCCGCAATTCAGGGACCCAGCCAACGAATATAACTTTAGATTTGCTCTGCAAGACCAAGGTAAAAATGGCTAAGCCAATATTAGCAGAGGAAGTATGAAAATAATGGTCTGTTTTGCATAGACGCCTAGTTTCCTTTTTGTAGTCAATAAGCATGGGTACCAGCTTCTAGACCAAGGCCATGGCTACCAAAACAAACATAATAGCATGGGTACCAGCTGTTGAGTAGCAACCTAATTCGCAGTCTTGGTCCTTTGGTTGGCAGGAACTTGCCAATGGCTTGGAGCTTGAGACTCGTCGGCATCTGGTAAGATTTGTAGACGCCGTTGAGGAGATTCTTGTTCGGGAGATGCAGTCAGAGCTCCACTCCAGCAGGGTTTCTGCTTAGAATCGAGTTCTGGGCTCGGCTTCTCATCAAGTTGATGGCAGACAGGAGCTCATTTCAGATTACCCTTATACTTCGTACAGATCTGGTGCCACTTGACCTTCTACGCATGTGGAATCGAGTGCTGTTGCTGCTAGGTATAACGGCATAGATTTAGTCCATTTTTTTATTGTAGTTAAAAAAAAGGTGTGCGCAAAAGCTTGAACCGTCGAAAGATCAGGCGGGATTGTGGTTGTATTGGTTCTTTATACCAGACTGTTAAACTGTGTCCTCCAGTGCACTGTTCAATTGACTGACGCTGTGATAAAAAGGAAATAAGAAAAATGCAATTAGCTAGACTTGAAACTGTGTCCTCCAGTTCAATTGACTTGCGGCTTGTGCGAATTCAATTCAAACTGAGAAAACACATGAAACATGATCTCCGCCCAGGCAAAATAATTCCAAGTTTCAAATAGATCTGTAATAATGAACTCAAGGCAGAAACACAACAAGACGGAAAGCAGAGATGAGCAGAACATGATCGAGCTTGTTGAACTCATTGCATTTCGATCAGAAAAAATGGCTTTAAAGTTTGGAATCTCATGGTGCACCAGCATATAGGTCTGTCTGTATACAAATATCCATTTATTACTTTGAAACTTATACAAGCCTTGTAAACTTCAACGGTCACATAAAATATTCAACACAACAAAAGGTTGCAACGGAGCCCTTCATGGCCAGCCAGCATCTCACACCACCTTCACTAGCCTCTTCCCCACTGTCATCCAACAACTTACAGGACAGCACATAAAACATTCTACCCTGCTATTAGGAAAACCTACACTGACCCAAAACACGAAATAATAGGATGGATGCAGTCTCATTAACCTTGTGTTCCTTCCTCTTTATTAGAGCTGCACTTTGCGGTCGTAGACCCAGCTGAACGGAACCACAGGCCCCTGTTTCGCCCTTGCCTGCGCTCTTTCGTCCAGCCGCCTGAATCTCGTTGCCAAAGTGCAAACATAGTCCTGCGACCGTCTTCCTTCACCGGACAGTCCAGTGAGATCTGCAACTTTCCACCTCTGGACCAAGAACTCGAGGATGTCGGCATAGTCTTTCGCTGTGTAGACCCCAAGTCGCTGCGCCACCGAGCTGAAGTGCTCAAATAGGTTGTCGTCCTCACCATCGTACATGAGATGAGCAGGCATCGAGATCTTCTTCCTCATCATGTCAGCAAATGCAAGCACCGTGTAGTCAGGATCTATTTCAAAAAGCTTCTCAACTATCTTGGTGTAAGCCGTCTCATGGCGCTTCTCATCAGCTGCTATTGTACCACATATCTGGGCCAGTTTAAGGTCCCCAAATTGCTTGGCATGCCTAGCAGTATTGCCATGGGATATGAAAGTAGCTCTCTCTTGGAATGATGTGTAAAGGAAACCCATGTAGGGATTGTTCTCAGTTCCTGGATCCTGTATTGACATGGGATACACTAAAAATTAATGGCAATGTTCAATCCAAAACAATTGCATGTTACAATTTACAAGTAGCTGAACTACCACAGCACAAGAATATAGGTTAAAACAGAATATAGGTTGCCCTGCTACAATGAAGCACTATCTACACACAGCACAAAGTAAAGGGTAGTTTGTCGATTGAACACCATACACTTTTGTTACATGTTGGTTTTGAGAATAGCAAAGTTAATGATCATACACTGAACCTTAAaagatactccctccatcccataatataagagcgttttgacactacactagtgtcaaaaacgtccTTATATTaggggacggagggagtagataatAGTTCTTACCATTCCAGAACCAATAAGGTACTGTATAGTCTTCTCAATTTGTCTCATGTCAACCCGTCCGGAAAGGTACATGTACTTGTTCAGTAGATCACCGTGCCTGTTTTCTTCAGCAGTCCATGCTCTTGTCCAAACAGCCCAGGCAGTTGGGCTTGCGCCAGTTTCATCTCGGACACCATCAAGGGTGTTGAGCATTGTTTGGTACGTAGGAAGGGCTTCCTCAGTAACCATGTCACCAACCAGGCAAACAAAGTAGTCATCAGGGATTTCCTTTGCCCGCTCCCTCAGTTCTTTTACTTCATCATAAAATCCCTCGGAAGAAGGCTCTGGTAGGAAGTCCTGTGGCTGCCATGACTTCTCAACTGGCTTCAGAAGGTTCAATAGGTTGTCCCTAGCCCAAGATTGAAGTGAATCAAAGATCTCCTGCTTTTGTGCTGGTAGCGAATGCATGACTTGGAGATGCACCTCGCGTGGGGGAGCATAGGGCTTTTTGGCAGTTTTGACCCTAGGAAAGGTAACATAATGATTTAGTACAATCCAGAAGGAGCACTGCACAGTACATACGGATGTACTGTACTTGTTAAGGTGACATATGGATGTAACTCATATTAATCTATCTACCATAATATCTCTATTCTGGAAATTTCCAGGGTTCTATCAAATTAGAGTGGCCAAGGAAACACAATGAGCCTATCCCTTTACGCCATGGTGAAGAAAGGCTCCTGATGTTTGCATAGAAACTTTTAATACAAAACAGTGTTTACCAAACATGCTACTACCATATATCAAAAACATGTAAGGTTCCGGTGAAGTGAGATTAAGTAGCTTGAGGTGCCACAACTGCATCTACGTACATAAACAGGCAGAGTCAACAATGCTCCTAAGGTTTTACAAGCTATTATCCGGAATAACTTGATGGACAATTTGGCTAAACAGAGTAACTCAATGCAAAACTTGACTAAGCAAAACACAATCAACGCAAAATCCGCCAAATTATCTCACATTAAACTGGATGACAAAAAGAGTCGTTACCCTTTTTTTTGTACTCGCATAATTCCTATATTCATCTTTATGAATCCAGTGAACAGTCTGATCACTCATATTTCATTGTATTATTGATTACAATACCCTAAAACGTCATTGGTAAATTCCTGTTCACTGGAGGGTGTAAATTTCTGTTCTTAGACTACGACTTATTTAAACCGATACTACAAGAACACAAGAGTAGTGTTTGTGTGTGCTCCCAGTAACTAAATTGCACAAATCATAATCCCAGATCAAGCCTTTTAATGTTCACTATCAGTCTATCCCCATCACCATGTTTGAACAAGTTCAGATCTCAGCAGCTAACAAGTTTATGGCTTCATGCGTGACATAAACCCCTCGAAGACCACTGGAAAACAACTTTGAACAAGTACAGCCTGCATAAATTAAAATTGACCATCCAAAGAATTCTGGATTTCTACAGCCTGCTTAAATTGACCATCGAAATGACTCTGAATTTCGGCAGCCTGATTAAATTGACCATCCAAAGAATTCTGGATTTCTACAGCCTGCTTACATTGACCATCTATTGTTTCTGCACAAGCAATTCCTTCTAACCAACAATATAGGATTTTTGTTATGACAAATAACTAGTTAATGTGAAATTGATACTACAAGAATTCATGCACAATCAATTTGAGAACCAGTAGATATATCGTCGTTACAAAAAAAAAATGAGATGGACAGAAAAAGGGAACCGGATTTTGCGCATCTGCAAACGGGCTAGATCGCCAAATCGATCAGATAGGGGTCACAAACTAGCCATCCAGATCGTAAGCAGAAGCTCGGCATCAAATGGATCAGCAAATGAATTTAAAGACACGCCGAGCAAAGCCCTGGATCTCAACAAGAAAAGGAGAACACGGAAGCCAAACCGCAATGAGAAGAAAAGATGGAGTGCATTTTTTTCTTGCCGTGATTTGATCCGATCCATTGGAGCAAGTGTTTGCCCTATTTTCCAAGCAGCCAATTCTAGATCACAAATCTCGCCACCCCAGATCACAAAAATAACTCCCGGGTCTATGGAAACCCTCCCACCAACCCAGATCACACTATACGCGAAACCATTTCCGCCATAAACAAGGAGCAGGATTTGCAGGGAGGATCTGCTTACTCGTTCATGGTGGAGGCCATGGCCACCACCGGCGGTGCCCCATTGCTGGCCCTCCTCTGCGCGACGGAAGGCGACGGCGAGGCCTTGTGGGACGAGAGGCAGGCCCTGAACGCCATGGCCGGTCGACTCACTCACCTCACCACGAGCCGCCCCGTGCGAGATCTCGATGAGGAGGACAGGTGGATGGATTCTTGTTTGCTACAGAGGCCGGGATTCCTCCTGCACCGCTTCTTGGGTGCTCCTGGTTGTCTGTCTCTACCTGTGCCTGGGTGGGCTGGCTGTGGGGGGTTATACAAGGGAAGGGGTTTGTGAGAGGGATCCGCTATTAAAAGAGGGAAGAGAGAGAATTTCTTGTCGATCGGGGAGAGAGGGATCCGCCATTATTTTTGTTTACGGCGTCGAGTTGTTCCAACCTCTTTTGCTGGCCTGCATTGAAATTTTTGACCTCGCTGGCCCCCATGGCCAAAAATAAACTTGATGTTGTCGATAGATAGTGAGGTGTTTTTTTAACGCATTACAGACGCAAACGCTCATATACACACGCATACACTCATCCATATAAACACGCACGCACATTCTACCTCTATGAGCACATTggaaagactgagccggcatatcatcttgaaaaaGTCATCATAGGCACATCGTCGTCGacggaacgtctcctcccactgcaTGTGCATCGCTGGAAATCCTGAGataaatccaggaataaatgcgagcaccaggatttgaaccctggtgggccGGGATACCACAgttcctctaaccatccaaccacaggttggttcgcgaTAGTGAGTGTTTTGGATCCCGGTGCCTAAGAGCATCAAACTTAATAAGGttcatattttaaagtttcagaACATTTtaaaagccccccccccccccccccccaaaaaaaacaaaaaacgaaCATTTTAAAATCAACCTCACATATACACCTGGACATACTATATATTCGTAAAAAAAAACTGGGCATATTATGTGTATGTAATGTTtcgtattttttatttatttttacgCACAGACTATATGCATTATAGAGCCACATATTTGTCTTCTTTATGTACTTACAAATAAATGCATTTCATGTGTGCTTCTATATGTACAAGAGAGAAAAAACAAAAATTTCAAAACTCTAAATGTGTTAattaaaaaaaaactaaaatcTAGGTCAATTTTTGTTTTTGGCGTTCTCAGAATCTCAAGTCTCTACACAAGATGGATAAGAGAGAAAATTGGTAAACTGTATTTATAGAAATAATATTATAGGTTTTATGTCTTTAGGAAACATTGAGCACAATCACAGACATACACACGAAGCATAATGTTGACGTAGAGATCAGACGAGAACGCCCCTCTCCTTACTAGAATGCGATGTGATATAAGGAGCAGCTCTAACTTAAGCCTAAGTTGATCCTTAGTTACAATTCAAGATGCCTACAGCACAATAAGGTAGGCAAAGCCACTAGTTTACTTGCTTGAAAAAGGCAACCTTGGCCGATTCACATTACCCCTTATTATTTCAATCCTTCCATGTCCACCCATTAAAGCATAGCAACGCCACTTAACTCATGCTTCTATTCGACTAGTTGTTTCGTAACTCTTATTTCCAAAGTCCCCCCTTCATCTGGTCCTTGAAAGCAATTCCCTTCATTCTTGTCAAGGAGAACAATTCATTCATTGGTTAGTCTTCCATTCAGGTCGCTTATTTGAATCACCTGGAATGATGTCTCAGAACTCTTCAGTGAGAGGTTGCAGCTCTACAGGGACATCGAGGTCTCCGTTTTGAGGGGCGGTCTCTTTTGCCAATATGGCAAAGACTACCTGAAACTATTCCAAGGCTTTGTGAATTTGGGTCTTTTTTAAGGAAATTGTTATTCTTCGCAAGAACCGATTTGGATGCGTCTCCTATTATCAACGGACCAAGGATCACCTTAACTCTTTCTTTCTCAAAAGAATAGGTATTCAAACCCATCATGGACTACATTTCTTTCGTATAGCCAAGGTTACGATGGAGACGTCAATCTCTGGCTGAAATGGTAAACCACGTATGTCAATCTCTACCTAACTCAAATATAAAGTAGAAGGGGGAGCGTTAGCATGAGGTGGTCACCATGTGATTCTAAGCATTCACTGTACACCAGTAAATCATCGAAGAATATGAGTACAAACCTTCTCAACAGTTGACTAAATACCATGTTCATTAAATTGTTGAACGTGGCCGGTGCGTTGGTCAGACCAAATGGCATGACTTTGAATTCGGAATGGACTTGGCGGGTCTTGAATGCAGTCTTATACACATCCTTCTCTTCCATACTGATTTGGTGGTATCCACGGGTCCATTTTGAGATAATGGTGGCACCAGGCAATCGGTCAAGGAGATTATCTATTAGTGGAATGAGATACTGGTTCTTCAAGTTTGTGTATCGAGAGCTCTATAGTAGACACAGAGCCCCCAAGTCCCGCCCTTCTTCTTGACCAAGAGGATAGGTGATGCATAGGGGTTAGTTGAGGAGTGAAGCCTTGCTGCAACAATTCATCCGCCATATTGTTTATTTACCTTTGCTGGAAGTAGGAGTACCGAATCCGGTATTCACTAGTTTTGCTTCTAACATAACAAGGGAAGCAGAGATTTCCTTTCACCTCTTTTGTGTTCTTGTCTATTGCACTTCTTGCGACACACAATTCTGGCAGTTGTACTTCTAGCACCGTTGTCACCatatcatctttcttcttcaCGCAAATTGTCCCCAAATAGTACCCCTAGCAGCTACACAACTCTCTCGGCTCTCGAAGTCTTCCATTCACTCTCACTCTTCATACTTTTTAGTGTCGTAGGTTTTCCTAACGGGAGCGAGGAAGAATTCCACTCGACTCCACTGATCAAAAGATCGGGAGGGATTTTTCACAATGTGAGAATGGAATATGCAAAATAGAGTTCGTTGGTAAATAAATGGCATGGGTGTCCCAGGTTTTCCACAAACACAATTGTAGCAACCTCCTTTGTTTTTATTCTACATCTATTTCCGAGTAATCTATTCCAACTTTAGTTTGTTAAGTGTAGTTTCCCCTCATGACACTAATTAGGGTTACTAGTCACTACAAAAAGGAGGACTTTTAGCGATGGTTCACTTATGCCACGTAAAACCAATTTTTGTCACTAAAATTGTGTTGGTGGCAAATTTCGGCTGTCACCCCCACCACATCGAAGCCTCGTCACAAAAATAAAATCTTGAGGTTACCTAAGATCATATCTTAGGCGACGAACCCAGTTTTGTCATGAATGTCCATTTTCGGTGATGGCCAATACGGTCACCTATGATAAGCTGATTTATCAGCTAAGATCGTTTGGTAACGATAATCCATCACTGGTAATCGGTTCATCAGTTTGACTAGTCAAAGATTATGCTAAATGGGCCCAACAGATGCTGACGTGGCTGATTCCATGTGGGCCGACTAAGGTTTTATCAATAACGGTGGCCGTCAGTAATAGctagggcctcatatgggtccCAAAGATGCTGATGTGGATGTCGCGTCAACGTTGATTTTAACATACCATGCATTTGGTTTCTTCCACACATGCTCAGATTTCTAGATAGGCTAGTGTGGCGTATAGCTTCGAAAAAAATTTGTAGCTAGAACTTGGATGGTTATCGCTGTTCTCGCCATGTTCTAAACGTTTTCACCATTTGCTCCTTTGCTGTCTCTGGCACCAAATATACCACATAGCTACAAGAAATCAGCTCCACTACTGGTAGTTCATGCACCACCGAACATAGTTGGAGAAGAGCTTCCAAGTTGATAGAGCCCAAGCGGTCCTCAACCACTGCATGCTGGATTGCATCAACAAGATTTAGTTCGGTCCATACCTCATTCGCTCGAGCACAAGTGAATATGCAATGTTGGATATCCTCCAATCCAATCCTACACAATGGGCATTGGGGGATAACAAGGATGTGTTGTCCAGCTAACACCTAGACATGGTAACACACCCTTCAAACCTTCCATCCAAAGTGTTTTATTTTTTTAGGAATCCTTAGCTGCCATAAATCTTTCCAAACTGGATTTATATGAGACATACCAGGGCTATCTACTCTAGAATAGTGGTGTTCAAATGAATGGTTGAACTCCACATGATAGGACTACCTAATGAAAATGTCCCTGACTTAGTAAATTGCCAAGCCACAAAATCTTCTAGAGCTGCAACATGGAGTGGGATTTGCATAATTCTATGAACATCAATCGGTGAGAACACAATACAAATAAGCGCCTCGTCTCACTATCTGCTGCGGGGATCGATGTTTTCTGAACCCTTTGGGCATCTCCAACGGTGACCCGCAAATTACTCCTGCATCTGTCCGCGGACAAGGGGGACCAGTCCATAGATACAGATGCGGGAGTCGGCCATCCAACATTGCCCGCATACATTTCAACCCATATTTGAActaactggacgaaattcatgcaaactgGCCGATATTCATCAAAGTTTGGATAGAAAATAGCACAAATCATCCATACATAACATGCAAATTAACTCTAGTACAACAATGTCTCCAATTCTACTAGATGTCCAACAAGTTTCTCATCAATGGTTCATGTCGTCTCACACATACTTCCCATTCAGCTTCACCCAACAGTTTGTGTACGTAAATAACCATCCCTTTGTCTTGTGGTACATCACGGCAGCGCGTGCGGGCTACATAAACATGTGTACACCAATATTGAGCGAATGAACGATTTAAACAAATTGAGCAAGAAGAAGCAAAACTTACGATCTCCTTCTCCGCCGCGTGCAATGGCTAACTTGCCTCCAGCAGGCGAACCACTTGAAAAACCTTGGTGACGCTGGTCCGGATAGCGTGCTAGCGATATGATAATGACCTCACATTGCGTTTTTGAATCATGTACACGTCGTAGGACGCAATATACTTTCTTGCGTGAAACGATTCATGCACTTGCTGCCAGAAGATCCCCTATCTTCTCCTGCCTAAGAAATCTGCGGATACGGCCAACCATGTATCACACAACAACTCATCCTCCATGGTTGAGTAGCTCGTCATCATTTGTACTCTAAAAACGACATAGCGTTTAAAAATAAGCTCAATGGCATTTGACTGAACACCATCAGGGTGTGGTGTCGGCCATGGAGGTCGTCGACAGGGGGCAGAGTGTACGTGGTTACAAACGGATCCAGGGTGGAGTGGACAACCGCGTCGTAAATGCGAGCGGTCACATCGGTGCTGCATGCGGATGTTCGTCAATGCCTCTGTGATGGCCGGAGACGTACAACAGCGGCGTGGAAGGTGGAGGGTGTGGATGTAAAGCAATGGGGAGGAGGGGCCTAGTGGAAGCAAATGAGACCGGGAGGGGGGATTGGGTGGGTCAGAGGTGTTGAAGTCCTACGTGGCTACTCTCCGGACCCCCCATCTCTCATTTGCAAAAGAAAACGCGTCTGAACCGTCCTGCGGAGCGATATAGGCCCGCGTTGCATGACTTTCCCGGTTCGGTCACTGCGGTTCGGACGTATGAGGCGGTCTGTGGATCCCGGAGTACTAGTAATGTTTAGTTTCCAAACCGAAACAGAGTTAAATTTTGTGCAAAATAAATAGAGGATCATTTCGTAGGTATTTTTGTTTTGACGTAAATAACTTTATTTCTCAAATGATAGTGAGGTCGTTTACAACAAGTTGAGAAATAAAGTCCGGGATTGAGCTATCCCAGAACTCCGAGAGTCTACTAGAGAGGGAGTATTTAGCTATACAATCAGCTACTTCATTTGCTTCCCGTAGGCAAGCAATGATTTCATAATGAGCAACATCTAATCCCAACTCTTTTCCTTCAAATACAGTAGCTGAATCTTGTCCCGAGTATTCTTCCACACTAAACGCTTGGACCGCATTATAGCAATCAGATTCTATCTGGAAAGTATTGCAACCGATCTTAGAGGCAAGATAGAAGCCATTACGGATGGCCATTATCTCCGCAGATTCTGCTTTTGTCACATGCGGTATAAACCAGCTAGCTGCAGCAATGAACTCACCGCGCTCATCCCGCGCAATAGCCCCCGTTCCTCCATTCATATTCTCATAACAAAAGGACGCATCCACGTTTATATTCACTACTCCCCTTCCCGGTTTCTGCCACATGTGATCACACTTTCTTATGGGTTGATTCACTGCGAGTGAACGGTAAAAGTTCGTGGCCAGGACTCGGATTGAAACAGCTGTCCGATCCGGTGGTGGGATGTGTATCTCCTTTACTTTCTGTCTCCTCTGCCACCATATGTACCAGCTAGCCACTGCCATTAGCTCTGCCATCGGTACGCCCTCTGTGCTTTCATCTTTATACATTAGAGTGCTCATCGTGAATGAACCCGATCTGTCCTGTAGAGCTGTGTTTTGAATCTCAGTTTTTAAGCCGAGTTTCTCCCAGATCTCCAAGGCTCGAGGACATTGGAATAAACAATGTTGCGTGTCTTCATAACCAATCCGGCAGACCGGACACTACCCGGATACTGGTATATGACGCCCTGCAAGG contains:
- the LOC109737747 gene encoding stearoyl-[acyl-carrier-protein] 9-desaturase 5, chloroplastic, producing the protein MAFRACLSSHKASPSPSVAQRRASNGAPPVVAMASTMNEVKTAKKPYAPPREVHLQVMHSLPAQKQEIFDSLQSWARDNLLNLLKPVEKSWQPQDFLPEPSSEGFYDEVKELRERAKEIPDDYFVCLVGDMVTEEALPTYQTMLNTLDGVRDETGASPTAWAVWTRAWTAEENRHGDLLNKYMYLSGRVDMRQIEKTIQYLIGSGMDPGTENNPYMGFLYTSFQERATFISHGNTARHAKQFGDLKLAQICGTIAADEKRHETAYTKIVEKLFEIDPDYTVLAFADMMRKKISMPAHLMYDGEDDNLFEHFSSVAQRLGVYTAKDYADILEFLVQRWKVADLTGLSGEGRRSQDYVCTLATRFRRLDERAQARAKQGPVVPFSWVYDRKVQL